From one Magnolia sinica isolate HGM2019 chromosome 18, MsV1, whole genome shotgun sequence genomic stretch:
- the LOC131232505 gene encoding LOW QUALITY PROTEIN: calcium-transporting ATPase 12, plasma membrane-type-like (The sequence of the model RefSeq protein was modified relative to this genomic sequence to represent the inferred CDS: deleted 1 base in 1 codon) — protein MSSPTDYAMFLLNVRKSSHKKWRIAFATIFSFRAMLSLTDEILCKKKKATNNHLLSKISSNQPYTTINVDCINNVHDSSLCFSGVDQESLTKIVKEKDLNSLSRFGGVEGIVGSLESHAEKGIQGDIEHLHRRRDVFGSNTYLKQPPKGFLSFVLEAFKDNMILILLGCAGLSLAFGIKEHGLKEGWYDGGSIFIAIFLVVVVSAVSNFRQARQFDKLSDKSNDIAIDVMRDGRRQKISIFDVVVGDVVCLKIGDQIPADGLFLNGHSLQLDESSMTGESDHVNIDKIKNPFMFSGTKVVDGYAQMLVTSVGINTTWGEMMSSISRDTNEQTPLQDRLNKLTSYIGKIGLSVAGLVLIVLLVRYFTGNTTGDDGQREFNGGKTKIGKVMNSVASIFAAAVTIVVVAIPEGLPLAVTLTLAYSMKRMMVDQAMVRKLSACETMGSANTICTDKTGTLTMNQMKVDRFWLDEESLKDSSKIATNVVELLHQGVGLNTTGSVYRSTTVSEPEFSGSPTEKAILSWAVLNLGMNMDDLKRSWTILQVEAFNSEKKQSSILVRKNDEKSLIHVHRKGAAEMILAMCSNYFDSNGTIKAIDEQKRMKFEQIIETMAAQSLRCIAFAHKQIAEDIVTDGNDGVKVEKLSEDGLTLLGMVGLKDPCRPGVKKAVEACRKAGVAVKMITGDNVFTAQAIAVECGILGPDQDMNGAVIEGKDFRSYSTEQRMEMVNRICVMARSSPFDKLLMVQTLKQKGLVVAVTGDGTNDAPALKESDIGLSMGIQGTEVAKESSDIVILDDNFTSVVPVLQWGRCIYSNIQKFIQFQLTVNVAALVINFIAAVSSGDVPLTAVQLLWVNLIMDTLGALALATERPTKELMDQKPVGRTEPLITNIMWRNLIAQALYQITVLLTLQFKGESIFGVDKKVRDTLIFNTFVLCQVFNEFNARKLEKKNVFEGIHRNHLFVGIVGFTIVLQVVMVEFLKKFADTERLNWGQWGICVGIAAVSWPIGWLVKFIPVSDKPLFSYLKRFGLRKF, from the exons ATGTCAAGTCCAACAGATTATGCTATGTTCTTGCTcaacgttagaaaatcctcccaTAAGAAATGGCGTATTGCTTTTGCTACCATCTTTTCTTTTAGAGCTATGCTCTCTCTTACTGATGAGATCTTATGTAAGAAGAAGAAAGCCACCAACAATCACCTACTTTCTAAGATCTCATCCAACCAGCCTTACACTACTATCAATGTCGATTGCATCAACAATGTTCATGACAGTAGTTTGTGCTTCTCTGGTGTAGaccaagagagcctgactaagATTGTAAAAGAAAAGGACTTGAATTCCCTCAGCCGATTCGGAGGGGTCGAAGGAATTGTGGGTTCTTTGGAATCCCATGCTGAGAAAGGAATCCAAGGTGACATCGAACATCTCCATCGCCGGCGTGATGTGTTTGGTTCGAACACATATCTCAAGCAGCCTCCTAAAGGCTTCTTATCCTTTGTGCTGGAAGCCTTCAAAGACAACatgattctgattcttcttgGTTGTGCTGGGCTCTCACTCGCCTTCGGTATCAAAGAGCATGGCTTGAAAGAGGGGTGGTATGATGGTGGAAGTATATTCATCGCCATCTTTCTAGTTGTGGTTGTCTCCGCTGTCAGTAATTTCCGTCAAGCAAGGCAATTTGATAAGCTCTCTGACAAGAGCAACGACATTGCGATCGATGTCATGAGAGACGGCCGGCGGCAGAAGATCTCAATCTTTGATGTGGTAGTGGGTGACGTCGTGTGCTTAAAGATCGGCGATCAAATTCCTGCCGATGGCCTGTTCTTGAATGGCCATTCCTTACAATTGGATGAATCGAGCATGACGGGCGAGAGCGATCATGTGAACATCGACAAAATCAAGAACCCGTTCATGTTCTCCGGTACTAAGGTGGTGGACGGGTATGCACAGATGCTTGTGACATCTGTTGGGATAAACACAACATGGGGCGAGATGATGAGCTCGATAAGTCGTGATACAAATGAGCAAACACCATTGCAAGATCGCCTCAACAAGCTTACTTCCTACATAGGGAAAATTGGTTTGAGCGTTGCTGGGCTTGTCCTCATCGTCTTGTTGGTTCGTTACTTCACTGGAAACACAACAGGTGATGATGGACAACGGGAATTCAATGGCGGGAAGACAAAGATTGGCAAGGTGATGAATTCAGTAGCAAGCATTTTCGCTGCCGCAGTCACTATCGTGGTGGTGGCGATTCCTGAAGGCCTGCCATTAGCTGTGACTCTTACGCTCGCTTATTCAATGAAGAGAATGATGGTTGATCAGGCCATGGTCCGGAAGCTCTCTGCCTGTGAAACCATGGGGTCTGCCAACACCATCTGCACCGATAAAACTGGCACCTTGACGATGAATCAGATGAAGGTGGATAGGTTCTGGCTTGATGAAGAATCTCTAAAGGACTCCTCCAAAATAGCCACCAATGTTGTTGAATTGCTGCACCAAGGTGTTGGTTTGAACACGACAGGTAGTGTTTATAGATCCACAACAGTTTCAGAGCCTGAGTTTTCCGGGAGTCCCACCGAGAAAGCCATTCTCTCTTGGGCTGTGTTGAATTTGGGGATGAATATGGATGATCTGAAGAGAAGTTGGACTATTCTCCAGGTCGAAGCATTCAATTcagagaagaaacagagcagcATTTTGGTTAGAAAAAACGATGAGAAGTCGTTGATCCATGTGCATAGGAAAGGAGCTGCAGAGATGATTCTGGCGATGTGTTCGAATTACTTTGATAGTAATGGGACTATCAAAGCCATAGATGAGCAGAAAAGGATGAAATTCGAGCAAATCATTGAAACAATGGCAGCTCAGAGTCTACGGTGCATTGCTTTTGCCCACAAACAGATTGCAGAAGATATTGTCACTGATGGAAATGATGGAGTAAAGGTTGAAAAACTATCTGAAGATGGCTTGACGCTACTAGGGATGGTGGGCCTGAAGGACCCATGCCGGCCCGGGGTGAAAAAGGCTGTTGAAGCTTGTAGAAAAGCCGGAGTTGCCGTCAAAATGATAACTGGGGATAATGTTTTCACTGCACAAGCAATAGCAGTCGAATGTGGAATACTTGGGCCTGATCAAGACATGAATGGAGCAGTCATCGAAGGCAAGGATTTCAGAAGCTACTCGACAGAACAAAGGATGGAAATGGTCAATAGAATTTGTGTGATGGCAAGATCCTCACCATTTGATAAGCTTCTAATGGTGCAGACCTTGAAACAAAAAGGCCTAGTAGTTGCTGTCACCGGAGATGGAACAAATGATGCTCCTGCTCTAAAAGAATCGGACATCGGGCTCTCCATGGGAATCCAAGGCACTGAAGTAGCGAAAGAGAGCTCCGACATTGTCATTTTGGATGACAATTTCACTTCTGTTGTGCCGGTTTTGCAATGGGGGAGATGCATATACAGCAACATCCAAAAATTCATCCAATTCCAACTCACAGTGAATGTT GCTGCCCTAGTGATTAATTTCATTGCGGCGGTTTCTTCCGGTGATGTTCCACTCACAGCAGTCCAACTGCTGTGGGTGAACCTGATTATGGACACGTTAGGCGCTCTGGCTCTGGCTACAGAGCGGCCCACCAAGGAGCTGATGGATCAGAAGCCAGTGGGCCGCACCGAGCCACTGATCACCAATATCATGTGGAGGAATCTCATTGCTCAAGCTCTATATCAAATCACAGTCTTGCTGACATTGCAATTCAAGGGGGAGTCGATCTTCGGCGTGGACAAGAAGGTGAGGGACACATTGATTTTTAACACTTTTGTGTTATGCCAAGTTTTCAATGAGTTCAATGCCAGGAAGCTAGAGAAGAAGAATGTGTTTGAGGGAATTCATCGTAACCATCTATTTGTCGGCATTGTGGGGTTCACAATTGTTTTGCAAGTGGtgatggtggaatttctcaagaAGTTCGCTGATACAGAGAGATTAAATTGGGGGCAATGGGGTATTTGTGTTGGAATAGCTGCCGTCTCTTGGCCAATTGGTTGGCTTGTGAAGTTCATACCAGTGTCTGATAAACCCCTGTTCAGCTATCTCAAGCGATTTGGACTTCGTAAGTTTTAA